In Ipomoea triloba cultivar NCNSP0323 chromosome 15, ASM357664v1, one genomic interval encodes:
- the LOC116005800 gene encoding putative pumilio homolog 8, chloroplastic yields MGNLNPANTNTNPLGYDPESFLASLQNLSLNQNNSLGSNAAAAAAAWLRSRTRPSSSSSSSSFSNNLIGNNLSYPGSVYGGLVSSSAWNPSFRIRSQDGSSNMVVDDYHNSLFYMGGNQIMENYPPSLRSPRAGGMMSLNSSLQFDCPWDIYATQPVHCSSFFTTTRTMPGNNCNNFNVETATTRDGSLSWQKILKEGDPVERQGILDAIIGNGIVFEVMGNEYGHHLFQRLLDFCDSTQLQSIVYTLASREDLFIDVALHRHGSTAVQALIKKLKNSDFGFTITSILSRRFLELMMDERGRYVVQQCFNTFKPRENEVLYDAAVRYFRELATSQHGCASLNACLSCIGGAQRAKLLTQISEHSDFLSNHPWGHYVVQHVLMLKDENFTRIICIRLEGLYIHLAHRKGGSHVVEKCIISSEFGMRSVVGAFLKSEKPFLQLASDQFGNYVVQTALEVTKQHDVELYRSLVMVLNKRNVLLSRNVIRRHIVDKIKELESQQC; encoded by the exons ATGGGGAACTTAAACCCTGCTAACACCAACACTAACCCTCTAGGCTATGATCCTGAAAGTTTTCTCgcttccctccaaaacctcagtTTGAACCAAAACAACAGCTTAGGTTCTaatgcagcagcagcagcagcagcatgGTTGCGTTCAAGAACTcggccttcttcttcttcttcctcttcttctttttccaaTAATTTGATAGGCAATAATCTATCTTATCCAG GGAGCGTTTATGGTGGACTTGTTTCTTCATCTGCATGGAATCCGTCTTTTAGAATAAGATCACAAGATGGTAGTAGTAACATGGTTGTGGATGATTATCATAATTCATTATTTTACATGGGTGGGAATCAAATAATGGAGAATTATCCtccttctcttcgttctcctCGAGCTGGAGGGATGATGAGTTTGAACAGCAGCCTGCAGTTTGATTGTCCATGGGACATATATGCCACACAACCTGTACATTGTAGTAGTTTCTTCACCACCACAAGGACAATGCCaggaaataattgtaataattttaatgtgGAAACTGCTACAACCCGGGATGGTTCTCTTTCTTGGCAGAAGATTCTGAAAGAGGGCGATCCTGTTGAAAGGCAAGGGATTTTGGATGCCATTATTGGTAATGGCATTGTTTTTGAGGTGATGGGTAATGAATATGGGCACCATTTGTTTCAGAGGCTTCTTGATTTTTGCGATTCCACACAGCTTCAGTCCATCGTCTATACATTGGCTTCTAGGGAGGACTTGTTCATAGATGTAGCTCTTCACAGACacgg TTCAACTGCAGTCCAGGCATTGATCAAGAAACTGAAAAACTCAGATTTTGGCTTCACCATTACATCAATTCTTTCCCGTAGGTTTCTTGAACTGATGATGGATGAACGCGGGCGATATGTTGTGCAGCAGTGCTTTAATACCTTCAAACCCAGGGAGAATGAG GTGTTGTATGATGCTGCGGTGCGCTACTTCAGAGAATTAGCCACTTCTCAACATGGATGTGCATCCTTGAATGCTTGCCTGAGTTGCATTGGTGGGGCACAGAGGGCAAAACTTCTCACCCAGATCTCAGAACATTCAGATTTCCTCTCCAATCATCCTTGGGG GCACTATGTGGTGCAGCATGTTCTAATGCTTAAGGATGAAAATTTCACCCGAATCATCTGCATCCGCCTCGAGGGTCTGTACATACACTTAGCTCACAGAAAGGGTGGCAGCCATGTTGTGGAGAAGTGCATAATATCATCAGAATTTGGAATGAGATCTGTGGTTGGGGCTTTTTTGAAGAGTGAAAAGCCATTCTTACAACTTGCATCTGATCAGTTTGGAAATTATGTTGTCCAGACAGCCTTAGAAGTTACAAAG CAACATGATGTGGAGCTTTACAGGTCTCTTGTCATGGTTCTCAATAAGCGAAATGTACTTCTTTCGCGTAATGTCATCCGGAGACATATAGTCGATAAGATCAAGGAGTTGGAAAGCCAGCAGTGTTGA
- the LOC116006610 gene encoding scarecrow-like protein 13, with protein sequence MQASQGPQSSSSVQRFYHQPQQQVEQYYATFHVLNNNVSNDSGSVGEQGFFQTQNEQFFTLDSAPAAIDSVYYDSPPAASVSSNRSAFSPQCSQSYMSDMHHSSDNTTCGSPLSGCSGVVDGNELRHVLRELENKLLGPESEIDDNYSCSFGDAVPKSSSMMKWKRMLDIAPSLDTKELLFACAEAVSDADISTAEVLMNVLEKRVSVSGDPMQRLSAYLLEGLRARILSSGSIIYKKLKCKEPTSSELLSYMQVLYHICPYFKFAYMSANVVIREAMMNENRIHIIDFQVAQGSQWMFLIKSLADRPGGPPFSLRITGVDDSQSAHARGGGLQLVGERLAKFAESCGVPFEFHAAGISGSEVELENLWIQPGEAVAVNFPYMLHHMPDESVSTMNHRDRLLRLVKSLSPKIVTLVEQESNTNTTPFLPRFRETLDYYTAMFESIDAARPRDDRQRISAEEHCVARDIVNIIACEGADRVERHEPFGKWSMRFTMAGFTPCPLSPSVGEAMRHMLQEYSPNFGIAEGHGALYLGWKNRALASSSAWR encoded by the coding sequence ATGCAAGCCTCCCAGGGACCTCAATCGTCTAGCAGTGTACAGAGGTTTTACCATCAGCCTCAGCAGCAAGTTGAGCAATATTATGCCACTTTCCATGTTTTGAACAACAATGTTTCCAATGACAGTGGTAGTGTAGGGGAACAAGGTTTTTTCCAGACCCAAAACGAGCAGTTCTTCACTTTGGATTCAGCACCTGCTGCGATTGATTCCGTCTATTATGATTCACCCCCTGCTGCCAGTGTTTCTTCCAATCGGAGCGCCTTTTCTCCCCAATGCTCTCAGTCATACATGTCTGATATGCATCACTCCTCAGATAATACTACTTGTGGTTCACCTTTAAGCGGGTGCTCTGGTGTTGTTGATGGCAATGAACTGAGGCATGTGTTGCGAGAATTGGAGAATAAATTGCTAGGCCCTGAATCTGAAATTGATGATAACTACAGTTGCTCCTTTGGTGATGCAGTCCCCAAGTCTTCTTCAATGATGAAGTGGAAGAGAATGCTGGACATAGCTCCGAGTTTGGACACGAAAGAGCTCCTCTTTGCCTGTGCTGAGGCAGTATCAGATGCCGATATATCAACGGCAGAAGTTTTGATGAATGTGTTGGAGAAAAGGGTGTCGGTGTCCGGGGATCCTATGCAGAGGCTAAGTGCATACTTGTTGGAAGGGCTTAGAGCACGGATATTGTCATCCGGAAGCATAATCTACAAGAAGTTGAAGTGCAAAGAACCAACTAGCTCAGAGTTGCTGTCTTACATGCAAGTTCTTTATCACATCTGCCCGTACTTCAAGTTCGCTTACATGTCTGCCAATGTTGTTATCAGAGAGGCGATGATGAATGAGAACAGAATCCACATCATTGATTTCCAGGTTGCGCAAGGAAGTCAGTGGATGTTCCTCATCAAGTCTCTTGCAGATCGACCCGGTGGACCCCCGTTCAGCCTACGCATCACAGGTGTCGATGATTCCCAATCTGCTCATGCTCGGGGTGGAGGACTTCAACTGGTTGGTGAAAGGTTAGCGAAATTTGCAGAGTCATGTGGTGTGCCCTTTGAATTCCACGCTGCAGGTATTTCTGGCTCTGAGGTTGAACTTGAGAACCTCTGGATTCAACCCGGAGAAGCAGTTGCGGTTAATTTTCCTTACATGTTACATCACATGCCAGACGAGAGTGTGAGTACCATGAATCACAGAGACCGCTTATTGAGACTGGTAAAGAGTCTGTCCCCCAAAATTGTCACCCTCGTCGAACAAGAATCCAACACCAACACCACTCCTTTCCTTCCGAGGTTCCGCGAAACTTTAGACTACTACACAGCAATGTTTGAGTCAATAGATGCAGCTCGCCCAAGAGATGACAGACAGCGCATCAGTGCAGAGGAGCATTGCGTTGCACGGGATATTGTCAACATAATAGCATGTGAGGGGGCTGATAGAGTGGAAAGACACGAACCATTTGGCAAGTGGAGTATGAGATTTACGATGGCTGGATTCACTCCGTGCCCATTAAGTCCCTCGGTTGGTGAGGCCATGAGGCACATGTTGCAGGAATATAGCCCGAATTTCGGGATTGCAGAAGGCCATGGCGCATTGTATCTTGGATGGAAGAACCGCGCTTTGGCATCTTCCTCAGCCTGGAGATGA
- the LOC116007532 gene encoding uncharacterized protein LOC116007532 has protein sequence MATDQGSSENQDWLAVKNWRNIQKEREREKRRMRDRERRQSMSLEERERHLARRRRNYQLRRQRALNNAAAKTGSEAENENNNLQVVSVVPELEFYSDSAPRFVSTKDHATNPPAAVCPEARRIRPVKYPYPKGLHFYQIRHLARLLNSRSGGVRDHNQRVEAEVTDKNYDVPKSSGKLWRRIRLIDMKRLARALNSVPKGQPNTANNNSGERIEEVEGNAEQMICSSKSLTPEQSNEAICDVQQVNAYSGVFAP, from the exons ATGGCAACTGATCAAGGATCATCAGAAAACCAAGACTGGCTTGCTGTGAAGAACTGGCGCAATATACAGAAAGAGCGTGAGAGAGAAAAGCGGCGTATGCGTGACAGAGAAAGAAGGCAATCCATGAGCCTTGAAGAGAGGGAGAGGCATCTAGCCAGGCGGCGCAGAAATTACCAACTCAGAAGACAAAGAGCCTTGAATAATGCTGCTGCTAAAACTGGCAGTGAAGCTGAAAACGAGAATAATAATCTTCAAGTGGTTTCTGTCGTCCCAGAACTCGAATTCTATTCAGACTCTGCACCGCGATTTGTGTCTACCAAGGACCATGCCACAAATCCTCCTG CTGCTGTCTGTCCAGAGGCAAGAAGAATTCGCCCCGTGAAATATCCATATCCTAAAGGGCTGCATTTCTATCAAATTAGACATCTTGCGCGGTTACTAAACAGTCGTTCTGGTGGGGTTCGTGACCATAATCAACGGGTTGAAGCAGAAGTGACTGACAAAAACTACGATGTTCCCAAGT CCTCAGGAAAACTGTGGAGACGAATACGGTTAATAGACATGAAACGTCTAGCACGAGCACTCAATTCTGTTCCAAAAGGCCAGCCCAACACAGCCAATAATAATTCAG GGGAAAGAATCGAGGAGGTCGAGGGGAATGCAGAGCAGATGATATGCAGCAGCAAATCATTGACGCCTGAACAATCAAACGAAGCCATCTGCGATGTTCAACAAGTTAATGCAT ATTCTGGTGTCTTTGCCCCATGA